Proteins from a genomic interval of Rubinisphaera italica:
- a CDS encoding DUF6117 family protein: MTVVQQHKPNFEMLRRAFDNGDVALLECQLKATGQPVAVVVAVNRDSNGFAFVPVAMMFSGNP; the protein is encoded by the coding sequence ATGACCGTCGTTCAACAACACAAGCCAAACTTCGAGATGCTTCGAAGGGCATTCGACAATGGCGACGTTGCCCTACTTGAGTGCCAGCTAAAAGCAACGGGCCAGCCCGTGGCCGTGGTCGTCGCCGTAAATCGGGACAGCAACGGATTCGCCTTCGTTCCGGTTGCCATGATGTTCAGTGGGAACCCCTAA
- a CDS encoding zinc ribbon domain-containing protein — MRRFVYGPTYCQSCGADVGLNAVFCPNCGNHQPGKWDLDGIKSAGLLILLVVVGIIPLFPVVVAVALVFMAIRLANKVFGSNQPVSQNRSLACPCGIQVEEPIEGAFKTTGVICPNCGTVLTG, encoded by the coding sequence ATGCGTCGATTCGTTTACGGTCCTACCTATTGCCAGAGCTGCGGTGCTGATGTCGGCTTGAATGCCGTATTCTGTCCAAACTGCGGGAACCATCAGCCGGGCAAGTGGGACTTGGACGGGATCAAGAGTGCGGGTCTCCTGATTCTCCTCGTGGTAGTCGGAATTATCCCGCTGTTCCCTGTCGTGGTAGCCGTCGCGTTGGTGTTCATGGCGATTCGCCTTGCGAACAAGGTCTTTGGTTCAAACCAACCAGTGTCCCAGAACAGATCGCTCGCGTGTCCTTGCGGGATTCAGGTCGAAGAACCAATTGAAGGGGCATTCAAAACCACGGGTGTCATCTGCCCGAACTGCGGGACGGTTCTCACTGGGTGA
- a CDS encoding tyrosine-type recombinase/integrase: protein MPTWHPQSHHREHDFAIFDGTEIKNCGSYFTFSVVHEIQDGKSTMNDPKRELKQSDCVSQNESAKSKVISQIARIVRKAGIDYEDWRYVSRRVREQCELSPKKKSRKLPRVLTSVEFRRFYQAVDRADDAQHSLMLRLLFFTAVRVSELCNMKVGDVDLEQCKIRIEQGKGRKDRYVLFGRTFATALRTHIANHPQNRWLFQTRRATKYSTRRIQQIVQKYAEDVGVKATPHTFRHQAITWLTRHSGMADAELQLITGHAQRETLAIYQHIALDGELEEKYHESMKDIEL, encoded by the coding sequence TTGCCCACATGGCACCCGCAATCACATCATCGCGAGCATGATTTCGCCATTTTCGACGGGACCGAAATCAAAAACTGCGGCAGCTATTTCACATTTTCTGTGGTTCACGAAATTCAGGACGGCAAATCGACCATGAACGATCCAAAACGAGAGCTGAAACAGTCTGATTGCGTATCACAAAATGAAAGTGCGAAATCGAAAGTGATCTCGCAGATCGCTCGAATCGTCAGGAAGGCTGGCATCGACTACGAAGACTGGCGATATGTCAGCCGTCGAGTCCGTGAGCAATGTGAACTGAGTCCGAAGAAGAAGAGCCGCAAACTTCCCCGCGTTCTCACATCGGTGGAGTTTCGTCGGTTTTATCAGGCGGTAGACCGTGCCGATGATGCGCAGCACTCGTTGATGCTGAGGCTCCTGTTCTTCACTGCCGTGCGAGTCAGCGAACTCTGCAACATGAAGGTCGGCGACGTTGATCTGGAACAGTGCAAGATACGGATTGAGCAGGGCAAGGGACGCAAGGACCGATACGTTTTGTTTGGGCGGACGTTTGCAACTGCACTCCGCACGCACATTGCTAATCACCCGCAGAACAGATGGCTGTTTCAGACACGGCGAGCAACGAAGTATTCGACTCGACGAATTCAGCAGATCGTCCAGAAATACGCAGAGGATGTCGGCGTAAAGGCCACGCCGCACACGTTCCGTCATCAGGCGATCACATGGTTGACCCGCCACTCGGGCATGGCCGATGCCGAATTGCAGTTGATTACCGGCCACGCTCAAAGGGAGACGCTGGCCATTTACCAGCACATCGCCCTCGATGGAGAGCTCGAAGAAAAGTATCACGAGAGCATGAAGGACATCGAGCTTTGA
- a CDS encoding reverse transcriptase domain-containing protein, which yields MAKTPTNYSEVRPHPKFLHDQAVLVQAWKKSHAYIRSHNWYADSLELDVSAIRLRSLIDTWSDSLSISEISNYEPDSMRLVAAPKSSEWETSDGWKPKEKDKLRLRPLAHLSIREQTACMAVLICLADIVETEQGDPRLPLTVENQRNVVSYGHRLISRWADGSASFQWGNAKLYRQYFEDYQQFVRRPEKIRQQLFGDSESWAIVQIDLSQFYDLIPRDNLLEKLEALANEYWDNCEKVHERFFKGVKHLFDWRWHNADRSLSLEICGMKDGIGLPQGLAASGFFANAYLLDFDSEIIRLFGKKLTKRIWRIVDYCRYVDDMRFVVQFDKETPDDFRDEFEAMLQRLLDRFAEGLKLNQKKTVVMLGDSHSSNVPVAEAMQSVNNNVSGPLDVETARHALEMLDGLLAVSNSRKSQPAPEGTGNDELMRRVLAVEPDVRNDTLERFVAHRWRRVYRSLRVMADEESLTDSTMNIGRKILDQRARTFAVELLRKWILDPSNVRILRVSLDLFPVTDHLEVVLNLLHAHINKDDATDKRRLTAEYVGAEILRAGATETGFVRDDDELPGGTGIDAYRARLSEFATSVLDKEDASPWYLRQQALLFLAVNQQPQPISRKTTPENRHYGFLHGLLRGKWPTLAPKRPLASDVAVPLCLVAHRISGGKNSIATALAKWIGNSSNSVVTDHLRYIVEYDELFNSTMAKLSSKDRQFWKQIAVTAGYVSSFGTAKWEAIEGDENPYRLVDIITSDDNPFQQETAALRLMHELALQWGKPSQRRAAGQGVLTPSRIDIVCSSWERLADPGDSLSEITFEVRIGPVPSLGDERFAVPKWCRTSDSWKYEIGQIVRAAVIGKTDFTQPFMTKPLLSGVTKYRGVSSGWYKRKHGLFNDRQGLGHRLLAISPWLAELLGRLLEWPGTRQRRELVKLPTKFSDASLRRCIGNRLEELNGLYCRLSGMPLYPFPVQTTDDRETTGHLRVALVQTAIPKASEFGTADPALNEPATRRRHRRHVSAMLRLFMKLTEVREGYKNTKEKIDLVLFPELAVHSDDIFILERFADSLKCMVFCGLVFHPSPDNEDQLINTGLWIIPNQTSDGRSIRMIEQGKHHMTPEEISLGISSFRPCQWLIEYRKPNAESWKLSASICYDATDLRLAADLSQHSDAFIVSALNKDIGTFDTMVAALHYHMYQHVLLVNSAEFGGSTAQAPYKDHFRKVIMHHHGMDQASVSIFELDLDRFRNGHSETTPPPNYDGESIPKIKHPPAGLNRDCVGE from the coding sequence ATGGCAAAGACACCCACAAACTACTCTGAAGTGCGACCTCATCCCAAGTTTCTCCACGACCAAGCCGTTCTCGTGCAGGCTTGGAAAAAGTCTCACGCTTACATTCGATCGCACAATTGGTATGCCGATTCGTTGGAATTGGACGTGTCAGCGATTCGACTTCGGAGTCTGATCGATACGTGGTCTGATTCGCTTAGTATCAGCGAGATCAGTAATTATGAACCGGACTCGATGAGACTGGTTGCAGCCCCGAAGTCGTCCGAGTGGGAAACGAGCGACGGATGGAAACCAAAGGAGAAAGACAAGCTGCGCCTGCGGCCTTTGGCGCATCTTTCGATCAGAGAGCAGACAGCGTGCATGGCGGTGCTCATCTGTCTTGCTGACATCGTGGAAACCGAACAGGGCGATCCACGACTTCCTTTGACCGTTGAAAATCAAAGAAACGTGGTCAGCTATGGGCATCGACTGATTTCACGTTGGGCTGACGGTTCGGCAAGTTTCCAGTGGGGAAATGCCAAGTTGTACCGCCAGTATTTCGAGGACTATCAACAGTTTGTCCGCCGACCTGAGAAAATTCGTCAGCAACTGTTTGGCGATTCGGAATCATGGGCGATTGTTCAAATCGACTTATCCCAGTTTTACGATCTGATTCCTCGTGACAATCTGCTGGAGAAGCTTGAGGCACTCGCTAACGAATATTGGGACAATTGCGAGAAAGTGCACGAGCGATTCTTTAAAGGCGTGAAGCACCTATTCGATTGGCGATGGCACAATGCTGACCGCTCACTCTCGTTGGAAATTTGCGGAATGAAGGACGGAATAGGCTTACCGCAAGGGCTTGCCGCCAGTGGCTTCTTCGCAAATGCGTATTTGCTCGATTTCGATTCTGAAATCATCAGGCTATTCGGAAAGAAGTTGACGAAACGAATCTGGCGAATTGTTGACTACTGTCGATACGTGGACGACATGAGATTTGTCGTTCAATTCGACAAGGAAACGCCAGACGATTTCCGGGATGAGTTTGAAGCAATGCTTCAGCGTCTGCTCGACCGATTCGCTGAGGGACTTAAACTCAATCAGAAGAAGACGGTGGTGATGCTTGGCGATTCGCACTCGTCAAACGTGCCCGTCGCTGAAGCAATGCAGTCGGTCAACAACAATGTCTCCGGGCCACTGGATGTTGAGACGGCCCGTCACGCACTAGAAATGCTGGACGGACTACTTGCCGTTTCCAATAGTCGTAAGAGCCAACCAGCACCCGAAGGCACCGGGAACGATGAACTGATGCGGCGAGTCTTGGCAGTCGAACCGGATGTGCGAAACGATACTCTGGAACGATTTGTTGCCCACCGATGGAGGCGTGTCTATCGATCACTCCGAGTCATGGCTGACGAAGAATCGCTGACTGATTCAACGATGAACATCGGTCGCAAGATTCTTGACCAGCGAGCGAGAACGTTTGCCGTCGAGCTACTGAGGAAGTGGATTCTTGACCCGTCCAATGTTCGCATCCTGCGTGTGTCACTCGATCTTTTTCCGGTCACGGATCACCTTGAGGTCGTTTTGAACTTGCTGCACGCTCACATCAACAAGGACGACGCTACGGACAAACGGAGACTGACTGCTGAGTACGTAGGTGCCGAAATTCTCCGAGCCGGTGCGACTGAGACAGGTTTCGTCAGAGATGACGATGAGCTTCCCGGAGGAACGGGCATCGACGCATATCGAGCACGATTGTCCGAATTTGCGACTAGCGTGCTGGACAAAGAGGATGCATCACCTTGGTATTTGCGACAGCAGGCTTTGTTATTCCTTGCCGTGAACCAGCAGCCACAACCGATCTCACGAAAGACAACTCCCGAAAACCGCCACTACGGTTTTCTTCATGGATTGCTACGTGGCAAATGGCCCACGCTTGCACCTAAACGGCCACTTGCATCGGACGTGGCTGTGCCACTTTGCTTGGTCGCCCACCGTATCAGCGGCGGAAAGAACTCTATAGCAACGGCACTCGCTAAGTGGATAGGAAATTCTTCCAACTCAGTTGTAACGGACCACCTTCGATACATCGTCGAATACGATGAGTTATTCAATTCAACGATGGCAAAGCTGTCGTCCAAAGATCGACAGTTCTGGAAACAGATTGCTGTCACTGCAGGCTATGTTTCAAGTTTTGGAACGGCGAAGTGGGAGGCGATTGAAGGCGATGAAAATCCGTATCGGCTGGTCGATATCATCACTAGCGATGACAACCCGTTTCAACAGGAAACAGCCGCACTGCGCTTAATGCACGAATTGGCCTTGCAATGGGGCAAGCCATCTCAAAGGCGTGCTGCGGGACAGGGGGTTTTGACACCTTCTCGGATAGACATAGTTTGTTCGTCTTGGGAGCGACTTGCTGACCCCGGAGATTCACTGTCCGAGATAACTTTCGAGGTGCGAATCGGGCCAGTGCCAAGTTTGGGTGACGAGCGTTTTGCAGTGCCTAAATGGTGTCGAACTTCCGATTCATGGAAATACGAGATTGGTCAGATTGTCCGAGCCGCTGTGATTGGCAAGACCGATTTCACGCAGCCTTTCATGACGAAGCCACTGTTGTCTGGAGTCACGAAATACCGGGGCGTGTCTTCAGGTTGGTACAAACGAAAGCATGGACTATTCAATGATCGCCAAGGACTTGGGCATCGACTGCTGGCAATCTCTCCTTGGCTCGCCGAACTGCTTGGCCGATTGCTCGAATGGCCCGGCACTCGCCAGCGTCGGGAATTGGTCAAACTGCCAACCAAGTTTAGTGATGCTAGTCTACGTCGCTGCATTGGAAATCGATTGGAAGAACTTAACGGCTTGTATTGTCGTTTATCGGGGATGCCACTGTATCCTTTTCCAGTCCAAACAACCGATGACCGAGAAACGACTGGTCATTTGCGTGTCGCACTCGTGCAGACTGCTATACCGAAGGCTTCAGAATTCGGTACCGCTGACCCGGCGCTGAACGAACCTGCTACAAGGCGTCGGCACCGAAGACACGTCTCAGCCATGCTTCGACTATTCATGAAGTTGACGGAAGTAAGAGAGGGCTACAAGAACACGAAAGAGAAGATCGATCTCGTATTGTTTCCTGAACTAGCAGTTCACAGCGACGACATCTTCATCCTCGAACGTTTTGCTGACTCATTGAAGTGCATGGTGTTTTGTGGACTGGTGTTTCACCCGAGCCCCGACAATGAAGATCAGCTGATTAACACGGGGCTGTGGATCATTCCCAATCAAACGAGTGATGGTCGCTCGATTCGCATGATCGAGCAAGGAAAGCACCACATGACGCCCGAGGAAATTTCACTTGGAATTTCCTCGTTTCGCCCATGCCAATGGTTGATCGAGTATCGAAAGCCAAATGCCGAGTCATGGAAACTGAGTGCGTCTATCTGCTATGACGCAACAGATCTGCGACTTGCAGCAGATCTCAGCCAACATTCGGATGCTTTCATCGTCTCCGCTCTCAACAAAGACATCGGAACTTTTGACACGATGGTCGCTGCACTTCACTATCATATGTACCAGCATGTGTTGCTTGTGAATTCCGCAGAGTTCGGAGGAAGCACAGCACAAGCGCCGTACAAAGACCATTTTCGCAAGGTGATCATGCACCATCACGGAATGGATCAAGCCTCGGTTAGTATCTTTGAGCTTGACTTGGATCGTTTTAGAAATGGTCACTCTGAAACGACTCCACCACCAAATTACGATGGTGAGTCGATTCCCAAAATCAAACATCCACCAGCAGGGCTTAACCGAGATTGCGTTGGCGAGTAA
- a CDS encoding dsDNA nuclease domain-containing protein translates to MADDSSFNSIHDLAPLERGGVEARKGFEFQDHVAVSLLIEMLTGNEISEVWCETHDDLTMIWNDGVEDAVEFVQVKALAIGQLWSVAKLTERERKKKKAISSSSILERSLANDRCDETTTFRLVTTLPPNEELAFLHLRFDAPDRKDKNLSELVADLKKRLDDYKSLKKNGVEYWLKRTTWEVHQSESSLSATNKLALHQHIVSLGHNLFPDEINEIYLALLSEARHAATANWGSNPDQKKIKKSSLASWLQKEVDARRSPPAVAGKRLEDKLEHAGLAKGDITACVESRHQYLVERYKPKYLNVSEMQRVENEVSATLLALRANLDAGVINDDGVAFHAECLNHIGVLQSSFGKSPPPISLMQGCMYNIADRCVHRFRRAST, encoded by the coding sequence ATGGCTGACGATTCTTCCTTCAATTCGATTCACGACCTAGCACCACTGGAACGTGGCGGAGTCGAGGCTCGTAAGGGGTTTGAGTTTCAGGATCATGTGGCTGTGTCTCTCTTAATTGAGATGCTCACTGGCAACGAGATTTCAGAGGTCTGGTGTGAGACACACGATGACCTAACCATGATTTGGAATGACGGAGTGGAGGATGCAGTTGAGTTTGTGCAAGTGAAGGCACTTGCAATCGGTCAACTGTGGTCTGTTGCAAAACTGACTGAGCGAGAACGCAAGAAGAAAAAGGCAATTTCAAGCTCCTCGATTCTCGAAAGGTCATTGGCAAACGACCGCTGTGACGAGACAACGACCTTTCGCCTTGTCACGACGCTTCCCCCAAACGAAGAACTGGCGTTCCTGCACCTCCGTTTTGATGCTCCAGATCGAAAGGACAAGAATCTCAGTGAGCTTGTTGCAGACCTGAAGAAACGATTAGATGACTACAAGTCTCTGAAGAAGAATGGTGTCGAATACTGGCTCAAACGGACAACGTGGGAGGTTCATCAATCCGAGTCGAGCTTGAGCGCAACGAATAAACTCGCCTTGCATCAGCACATCGTTTCTCTCGGCCACAATCTTTTCCCTGACGAGATAAACGAGATTTATCTGGCTCTTCTGAGCGAGGCTCGTCATGCGGCGACGGCAAATTGGGGCTCAAATCCAGATCAGAAGAAAATCAAGAAGTCATCGCTTGCGTCGTGGCTGCAAAAAGAAGTGGATGCCCGGCGTTCTCCTCCTGCCGTGGCGGGCAAACGCCTTGAGGACAAACTTGAGCATGCAGGTCTCGCCAAGGGCGACATCACGGCGTGTGTTGAGAGTCGCCATCAATATCTGGTTGAGCGGTACAAACCCAAGTATCTCAATGTATCTGAGATGCAGCGAGTGGAGAATGAGGTTTCGGCTACTCTACTTGCGCTCAGAGCCAACCTCGACGCTGGAGTGATTAACGATGACGGTGTGGCATTCCATGCCGAGTGTTTGAATCACATTGGCGTGCTTCAGTCGAGCTTTGGGAAAAGTCCCCCGCCAATCTCGTTGATGCAGGGCTGTATGTATAACATCGCCGACCGATGCGTTCATCGTTTTCGGAGGGCTTCGACATGA